From the genome of Oncorhynchus tshawytscha isolate Ot180627B linkage group LG31, Otsh_v2.0, whole genome shotgun sequence, one region includes:
- the LOC112229722 gene encoding myocyte-specific enhancer factor 2D homolog isoform X6: MGRKKIQIQRITDERNRQVTFTKRKFGLMKKAYELSVLCDCEIALIIFNHSNKLFQYASTDMDKVLLKYTEYNEPHESRTNADIIETLRKKGFNGCESPEPDGEDSIDQSPLNDDKYRKTTEDLDILFKRYGVSSAVPPPTFSMPVTVQASNQNTLQFSNPGNAMVTTSYVTSPSDNHHLSPQQPALQRNTVSPGLPQRPASAGAMLGGDLNNSNGGCPSPVPNGYISARASPGLLSVSNGNSLGKVVPAKSPPPPQSPQMVNSRKPDLRVITSQGGKSLMQMTDDELEMNAQRLAGAQVAQALTTPVVSVTTPSLLAQGLPFSAMPTAYNTEYQLTSADITALHALASPGGLLQGNVSWQQQPSLSQQQQQQQQQQLSLASLSNLVPVGHIPQGTMLTVNTNSNMSIKSEPISPGRDRHSPCPPPSSSGGGVQTAAPPPQYPGSLLCLEPPTGRSPADSLSSNGSSYEGNDHDDPVAGGGGGGIGGSAAGNMGNPGRSLPPEFSPSVELLRAQNEAEQEGANIKRMRLDAWVT; encoded by the exons ATGGGGAGGAAAAAGATTCAGATCCAAAGGATCACCGACGAGAGGaacagacag GTGACGTTCACCAAGAGAAAGTTTGGCCTGATGAAGAAGGCGTACGAGCTGAGTGTGCTGTGTGACTGTGAGATTGCTCTCATCATCTTCAACCACTCCAACAAACTGTTCCAGTACGCCAGCACCGACATGGACAAGGTGCTGCTCAAGTACACCGAGTACAACGAACCCCACGAGAGCCGGACCAACGCCGACATCATTGAG ACGTTGCGAAAGAAAGGCTTCAACGGTTGCGAAAGTCCCGAGCCGGACGGAGAGGACTCCATAGACCAGAGCCCCCTGAACGACGACAAATACCGCAAGACCACCGAAGACCTAGACATCCTCTTCAAGCGCTACGGTGTCAGT TCTGCGGTCCCGCCCCCCACATTTTCCATGCCCGTCACCGTCCAGGCTTCTAATCAGAACACATTGCAATTCAGTAACCCTGGCAACGCCATGGTGACCACCTCCTACGTGACGTCGCCGTCTGACAACCACCACCTGTCGCCCCAGCAACCGGCGCTCCAGAGAAACACAGTGTCTCCTGGGTTGCCACAGCGACCGGCCAGTGCAG GTGCTATGCTCGGGGGCGACCTGAACAATTCAAATGGAGGATGCCCAAGTCCAGTCC CTAACGGATACATCAGTGCCAGGGCCTCCCCgggcctcctctctgtctccaatgGCAACAGCCTGGGGAAAGTAGTTCCGGCCAAGTCCCCGCCCCCGCCTCAGAGCCCACAGATGGTCAACAGCCGCAAGCCAGACCTCCGGGTAATCACCTCTCAGGGTGGAAAGAGCCTGATGCAGATG ACAGATGATGAGCTGGAGATG AATGCCCAGCGTTTGGCCGGCGCACAAGTGGCCCAGGCGCTCACCACGCCAGTGGTCTCCGTGACAACGCCCAGCCTCCTGGCGCAGGGGTTGCCCTTCTCCGCCATGCCGACAGCTTACAACACAG AATACCAGCTGACGAGCGCTGACATCACCGCTCTCCACGCCCTGGCGTCACCAGGCGGCCTGCTGCAAGGCAACGTGTCGTGGCAACAGCAACCATCTTTGtcccagcagcaacagcagcagcaacagcaacaacTTAGTCTGGCGTCGCTTAGCAACTTGGT GCCGGTGGGGCACATACCTCAGGGCACCATGCTGACTGTCAACACCAACTCCAACATGAGCATCAAGTCTGAGCCCATCTCGCCTGGCCGAGACCGCCACTCCCCGTGCCCCCCGCCGTCCTCATCCGGGGGGGGCGTCCAGACGGCCGCGCCCCCGCCACAATACCCTGGTTCCCTGCTGTGCCTGGAGCCCCCAACCGGCCGTTCCCCCGCCGACAGCCTCAGCAGCAACGGCAGCTCCTACGAGGGCAATGACCACGACGACCCTGTGGCAGGTGGCGGAGGAGGAGGCATCGGCGGAAGTGCAGCGGGCAACATGGGCAACCCTGGCCGCTCCCTGCCCCCCGAATTCAGCCCCTCGGTGGAGCTCCTGCGGGCCCAGAATGAGGCGGAGCAGGAGGGAGCCAACATAAAACGCATGAGACTCGATGCGTGGGTCACATAG
- the LOC112229722 gene encoding myocyte-specific enhancer factor 2D homolog isoform X3, protein MGRKKIQIQRITDERNRQVTFTKRKFGLMKKAYELSVLCDCEIALIIFNHSNKLFQYASTDMDKVLLKYTEYNEPHESRTNADIIETLRKKGFNGCESPEPDGEDSIDQSPLNDDKYRKTTEDLDILFKRYGVSSAVPPPTFSMPVTVQASNQNTLQFSNPGNAMVTTSYVTSPSDNHHLSPQQPALQRNTVSPGLPQRPASAGAMLGGDLNNSNGGCPSPVPNGYISARASPGLLSVSNGNSLGKVVPAKSPPPPQSPQMVNSRKPDLRVITSQGGKSLMQMNAQRLAGAQVAQALTTPVVSVTTPSLLAQGLPFSAMPTAYNTEYQLTSADITALHALASPGGLLQGNVSWQQQPSLSQQQQQQQQQQLSLASLSNLVMWGMDKQSGDLSSQISSLAANLSASQSNLLLGRDEWLGRPVGHIPQGTMLTVNTNSNMSIKSEPISPGRDRHSPCPPPSSSGGGVQTAAPPPQYPGSLLCLEPPTGRSPADSLSSNGSSYEGNDHDDPVAGGGGGGIGGSAAGNMGNPGRSLPPEFSPSVELLRAQNEAEQEGANIKRMRLDAWVT, encoded by the exons ATGGGGAGGAAAAAGATTCAGATCCAAAGGATCACCGACGAGAGGaacagacag GTGACGTTCACCAAGAGAAAGTTTGGCCTGATGAAGAAGGCGTACGAGCTGAGTGTGCTGTGTGACTGTGAGATTGCTCTCATCATCTTCAACCACTCCAACAAACTGTTCCAGTACGCCAGCACCGACATGGACAAGGTGCTGCTCAAGTACACCGAGTACAACGAACCCCACGAGAGCCGGACCAACGCCGACATCATTGAG ACGTTGCGAAAGAAAGGCTTCAACGGTTGCGAAAGTCCCGAGCCGGACGGAGAGGACTCCATAGACCAGAGCCCCCTGAACGACGACAAATACCGCAAGACCACCGAAGACCTAGACATCCTCTTCAAGCGCTACGGTGTCAGT TCTGCGGTCCCGCCCCCCACATTTTCCATGCCCGTCACCGTCCAGGCTTCTAATCAGAACACATTGCAATTCAGTAACCCTGGCAACGCCATGGTGACCACCTCCTACGTGACGTCGCCGTCTGACAACCACCACCTGTCGCCCCAGCAACCGGCGCTCCAGAGAAACACAGTGTCTCCTGGGTTGCCACAGCGACCGGCCAGTGCAG GTGCTATGCTCGGGGGCGACCTGAACAATTCAAATGGAGGATGCCCAAGTCCAGTCC CTAACGGATACATCAGTGCCAGGGCCTCCCCgggcctcctctctgtctccaatgGCAACAGCCTGGGGAAAGTAGTTCCGGCCAAGTCCCCGCCCCCGCCTCAGAGCCCACAGATGGTCAACAGCCGCAAGCCAGACCTCCGGGTAATCACCTCTCAGGGTGGAAAGAGCCTGATGCAGATG AATGCCCAGCGTTTGGCCGGCGCACAAGTGGCCCAGGCGCTCACCACGCCAGTGGTCTCCGTGACAACGCCCAGCCTCCTGGCGCAGGGGTTGCCCTTCTCCGCCATGCCGACAGCTTACAACACAG AATACCAGCTGACGAGCGCTGACATCACCGCTCTCCACGCCCTGGCGTCACCAGGCGGCCTGCTGCAAGGCAACGTGTCGTGGCAACAGCAACCATCTTTGtcccagcagcaacagcagcagcaacagcaacaacTTAGTCTGGCGTCGCTTAGCAACTTGGT CATGTGGGGCATGGACAAACAGAGCGGGGACCTGTCTAGCCAGATCTCCAGTCTGGCGGCCAATCTGAG CGCCTCGCAGTCCAACCTCCTCTTGGGTAGAGATGAGTGGTTGGGCCG GCCGGTGGGGCACATACCTCAGGGCACCATGCTGACTGTCAACACCAACTCCAACATGAGCATCAAGTCTGAGCCCATCTCGCCTGGCCGAGACCGCCACTCCCCGTGCCCCCCGCCGTCCTCATCCGGGGGGGGCGTCCAGACGGCCGCGCCCCCGCCACAATACCCTGGTTCCCTGCTGTGCCTGGAGCCCCCAACCGGCCGTTCCCCCGCCGACAGCCTCAGCAGCAACGGCAGCTCCTACGAGGGCAATGACCACGACGACCCTGTGGCAGGTGGCGGAGGAGGAGGCATCGGCGGAAGTGCAGCGGGCAACATGGGCAACCCTGGCCGCTCCCTGCCCCCCGAATTCAGCCCCTCGGTGGAGCTCCTGCGGGCCCAGAATGAGGCGGAGCAGGAGGGAGCCAACATAAAACGCATGAGACTCGATGCGTGGGTCACATAG
- the LOC112229722 gene encoding myocyte-specific enhancer factor 2D homolog isoform X2 produces MGRKKIQIQRITDERNRQVTFTKRKFGLMKKAYELSVLCDCEIALIIFNHSNKLFQYASTDMDKVLLKYTEYNEPHESRTNADIIETLRKKGFNGCESPEPDGEDSIDQSPLNDDKYRKTTEDLDILFKRYGVSSAVPPPTFSMPVTVQASNQNTLQFSNPGNAMVTTSYVTSPSDNHHLSPQQPALQRNTVSPGLPQRPASAGAMLGGDLNNSNGGCPSPVPNGYISARASPGLLSVSNGNSLGKVVPAKSPPPPQSPQMVNSRKPDLRVITSQGGKSLMQMTDDELEMNAQRLAGAQVAQALTTPVVSVTTPSLLAQGLPFSAMPTAYNTEYQLTSADITALHALASPGGLLQGNVSWQQQPSLSQQQQQQQQQQLSLASLSNLVMWGMDKQSGDLSSQISSLAANLSASQSNLLLGRDEWLGRPVGHIPQGTMLTVNTNSNMSIKSEPISPGRDRHSPCPPPSSSGGGVQTAAPPPQYPGSLLCLEPPTGRSPADSLSSNGSSYEGNDHDDPVAGGGGGGIGGSAAGNMGNPGRSLPPEFSPSVELLRAQNEAEQEGANIKRMRLDAWVT; encoded by the exons ATGGGGAGGAAAAAGATTCAGATCCAAAGGATCACCGACGAGAGGaacagacag GTGACGTTCACCAAGAGAAAGTTTGGCCTGATGAAGAAGGCGTACGAGCTGAGTGTGCTGTGTGACTGTGAGATTGCTCTCATCATCTTCAACCACTCCAACAAACTGTTCCAGTACGCCAGCACCGACATGGACAAGGTGCTGCTCAAGTACACCGAGTACAACGAACCCCACGAGAGCCGGACCAACGCCGACATCATTGAG ACGTTGCGAAAGAAAGGCTTCAACGGTTGCGAAAGTCCCGAGCCGGACGGAGAGGACTCCATAGACCAGAGCCCCCTGAACGACGACAAATACCGCAAGACCACCGAAGACCTAGACATCCTCTTCAAGCGCTACGGTGTCAGT TCTGCGGTCCCGCCCCCCACATTTTCCATGCCCGTCACCGTCCAGGCTTCTAATCAGAACACATTGCAATTCAGTAACCCTGGCAACGCCATGGTGACCACCTCCTACGTGACGTCGCCGTCTGACAACCACCACCTGTCGCCCCAGCAACCGGCGCTCCAGAGAAACACAGTGTCTCCTGGGTTGCCACAGCGACCGGCCAGTGCAG GTGCTATGCTCGGGGGCGACCTGAACAATTCAAATGGAGGATGCCCAAGTCCAGTCC CTAACGGATACATCAGTGCCAGGGCCTCCCCgggcctcctctctgtctccaatgGCAACAGCCTGGGGAAAGTAGTTCCGGCCAAGTCCCCGCCCCCGCCTCAGAGCCCACAGATGGTCAACAGCCGCAAGCCAGACCTCCGGGTAATCACCTCTCAGGGTGGAAAGAGCCTGATGCAGATG ACAGATGATGAGCTGGAGATG AATGCCCAGCGTTTGGCCGGCGCACAAGTGGCCCAGGCGCTCACCACGCCAGTGGTCTCCGTGACAACGCCCAGCCTCCTGGCGCAGGGGTTGCCCTTCTCCGCCATGCCGACAGCTTACAACACAG AATACCAGCTGACGAGCGCTGACATCACCGCTCTCCACGCCCTGGCGTCACCAGGCGGCCTGCTGCAAGGCAACGTGTCGTGGCAACAGCAACCATCTTTGtcccagcagcaacagcagcagcaacagcaacaacTTAGTCTGGCGTCGCTTAGCAACTTGGT CATGTGGGGCATGGACAAACAGAGCGGGGACCTGTCTAGCCAGATCTCCAGTCTGGCGGCCAATCTGAG CGCCTCGCAGTCCAACCTCCTCTTGGGTAGAGATGAGTGGTTGGGCCG GCCGGTGGGGCACATACCTCAGGGCACCATGCTGACTGTCAACACCAACTCCAACATGAGCATCAAGTCTGAGCCCATCTCGCCTGGCCGAGACCGCCACTCCCCGTGCCCCCCGCCGTCCTCATCCGGGGGGGGCGTCCAGACGGCCGCGCCCCCGCCACAATACCCTGGTTCCCTGCTGTGCCTGGAGCCCCCAACCGGCCGTTCCCCCGCCGACAGCCTCAGCAGCAACGGCAGCTCCTACGAGGGCAATGACCACGACGACCCTGTGGCAGGTGGCGGAGGAGGAGGCATCGGCGGAAGTGCAGCGGGCAACATGGGCAACCCTGGCCGCTCCCTGCCCCCCGAATTCAGCCCCTCGGTGGAGCTCCTGCGGGCCCAGAATGAGGCGGAGCAGGAGGGAGCCAACATAAAACGCATGAGACTCGATGCGTGGGTCACATAG
- the LOC112229722 gene encoding myocyte-specific enhancer factor 2D homolog isoform X1 → MGRKKIQIQRITDERNRQVTFTKRKFGLMKKAYELSVLCDCEIALIIFNHSNKLFQYASTDMDKVLLKYTEYNEPHESRTNADIIETLRKKGFNGCESPEPDGEDSIDQSPLNDDKYRKTTEDLDILFKRYGVSSAVPPPTFSMPVTVQASNQNTLQFSNPGNAMVTTSYVTSPSDNHHLSPQQPALQRNTVSPGLPQRPASAGAMLGGDLNNSNGGCPSPVPNGYISARASPGLLSVSNGNSLGKVVPAKSPPPPQSPQMVNSRKPDLRVITSQGGKSLMQMTDDELEMVSENAQRLAGAQVAQALTTPVVSVTTPSLLAQGLPFSAMPTAYNTEYQLTSADITALHALASPGGLLQGNVSWQQQPSLSQQQQQQQQQQLSLASLSNLVMWGMDKQSGDLSSQISSLAANLSASQSNLLLGRDEWLGRPVGHIPQGTMLTVNTNSNMSIKSEPISPGRDRHSPCPPPSSSGGGVQTAAPPPQYPGSLLCLEPPTGRSPADSLSSNGSSYEGNDHDDPVAGGGGGGIGGSAAGNMGNPGRSLPPEFSPSVELLRAQNEAEQEGANIKRMRLDAWVT, encoded by the exons ATGGGGAGGAAAAAGATTCAGATCCAAAGGATCACCGACGAGAGGaacagacag GTGACGTTCACCAAGAGAAAGTTTGGCCTGATGAAGAAGGCGTACGAGCTGAGTGTGCTGTGTGACTGTGAGATTGCTCTCATCATCTTCAACCACTCCAACAAACTGTTCCAGTACGCCAGCACCGACATGGACAAGGTGCTGCTCAAGTACACCGAGTACAACGAACCCCACGAGAGCCGGACCAACGCCGACATCATTGAG ACGTTGCGAAAGAAAGGCTTCAACGGTTGCGAAAGTCCCGAGCCGGACGGAGAGGACTCCATAGACCAGAGCCCCCTGAACGACGACAAATACCGCAAGACCACCGAAGACCTAGACATCCTCTTCAAGCGCTACGGTGTCAGT TCTGCGGTCCCGCCCCCCACATTTTCCATGCCCGTCACCGTCCAGGCTTCTAATCAGAACACATTGCAATTCAGTAACCCTGGCAACGCCATGGTGACCACCTCCTACGTGACGTCGCCGTCTGACAACCACCACCTGTCGCCCCAGCAACCGGCGCTCCAGAGAAACACAGTGTCTCCTGGGTTGCCACAGCGACCGGCCAGTGCAG GTGCTATGCTCGGGGGCGACCTGAACAATTCAAATGGAGGATGCCCAAGTCCAGTCC CTAACGGATACATCAGTGCCAGGGCCTCCCCgggcctcctctctgtctccaatgGCAACAGCCTGGGGAAAGTAGTTCCGGCCAAGTCCCCGCCCCCGCCTCAGAGCCCACAGATGGTCAACAGCCGCAAGCCAGACCTCCGGGTAATCACCTCTCAGGGTGGAAAGAGCCTGATGCAGATG ACAGATGATGAGCTGGAGATGGTGAGcgag AATGCCCAGCGTTTGGCCGGCGCACAAGTGGCCCAGGCGCTCACCACGCCAGTGGTCTCCGTGACAACGCCCAGCCTCCTGGCGCAGGGGTTGCCCTTCTCCGCCATGCCGACAGCTTACAACACAG AATACCAGCTGACGAGCGCTGACATCACCGCTCTCCACGCCCTGGCGTCACCAGGCGGCCTGCTGCAAGGCAACGTGTCGTGGCAACAGCAACCATCTTTGtcccagcagcaacagcagcagcaacagcaacaacTTAGTCTGGCGTCGCTTAGCAACTTGGT CATGTGGGGCATGGACAAACAGAGCGGGGACCTGTCTAGCCAGATCTCCAGTCTGGCGGCCAATCTGAG CGCCTCGCAGTCCAACCTCCTCTTGGGTAGAGATGAGTGGTTGGGCCG GCCGGTGGGGCACATACCTCAGGGCACCATGCTGACTGTCAACACCAACTCCAACATGAGCATCAAGTCTGAGCCCATCTCGCCTGGCCGAGACCGCCACTCCCCGTGCCCCCCGCCGTCCTCATCCGGGGGGGGCGTCCAGACGGCCGCGCCCCCGCCACAATACCCTGGTTCCCTGCTGTGCCTGGAGCCCCCAACCGGCCGTTCCCCCGCCGACAGCCTCAGCAGCAACGGCAGCTCCTACGAGGGCAATGACCACGACGACCCTGTGGCAGGTGGCGGAGGAGGAGGCATCGGCGGAAGTGCAGCGGGCAACATGGGCAACCCTGGCCGCTCCCTGCCCCCCGAATTCAGCCCCTCGGTGGAGCTCCTGCGGGCCCAGAATGAGGCGGAGCAGGAGGGAGCCAACATAAAACGCATGAGACTCGATGCGTGGGTCACATAG
- the LOC112229722 gene encoding myocyte-specific enhancer factor 2D homolog isoform X4 produces the protein MGRKKIQIQRITDERNRQVTFTKRKFGLMKKAYELSVLCDCEIALIIFNHSNKLFQYASTDMDKVLLKYTEYNEPHESRTNADIIETLRKKGFNGCESPEPDGEDSIDQSPLNDDKYRKTTEDLDILFKRYGVSSAVPPPTFSMPVTVQASNQNTLQFSNPGNAMVTTSYVTSPSDNHHLSPQQPALQRNTVSPGLPQRPASAGAMLGGDLNNSNGGCPSPVPNGYISARASPGLLSVSNGNSLGKVVPAKSPPPPQSPQMVNSRKPDLRVITSQGGKSLMQMTDDELEMVSENAQRLAGAQVAQALTTPVVSVTTPSLLAQGLPFSAMPTAYNTEYQLTSADITALHALASPGGLLQGNVSWQQQPSLSQQQQQQQQQQLSLASLSNLVMWGMDKQSGDLSSQISSLAANLRPVGHIPQGTMLTVNTNSNMSIKSEPISPGRDRHSPCPPPSSSGGGVQTAAPPPQYPGSLLCLEPPTGRSPADSLSSNGSSYEGNDHDDPVAGGGGGGIGGSAAGNMGNPGRSLPPEFSPSVELLRAQNEAEQEGANIKRMRLDAWVT, from the exons ATGGGGAGGAAAAAGATTCAGATCCAAAGGATCACCGACGAGAGGaacagacag GTGACGTTCACCAAGAGAAAGTTTGGCCTGATGAAGAAGGCGTACGAGCTGAGTGTGCTGTGTGACTGTGAGATTGCTCTCATCATCTTCAACCACTCCAACAAACTGTTCCAGTACGCCAGCACCGACATGGACAAGGTGCTGCTCAAGTACACCGAGTACAACGAACCCCACGAGAGCCGGACCAACGCCGACATCATTGAG ACGTTGCGAAAGAAAGGCTTCAACGGTTGCGAAAGTCCCGAGCCGGACGGAGAGGACTCCATAGACCAGAGCCCCCTGAACGACGACAAATACCGCAAGACCACCGAAGACCTAGACATCCTCTTCAAGCGCTACGGTGTCAGT TCTGCGGTCCCGCCCCCCACATTTTCCATGCCCGTCACCGTCCAGGCTTCTAATCAGAACACATTGCAATTCAGTAACCCTGGCAACGCCATGGTGACCACCTCCTACGTGACGTCGCCGTCTGACAACCACCACCTGTCGCCCCAGCAACCGGCGCTCCAGAGAAACACAGTGTCTCCTGGGTTGCCACAGCGACCGGCCAGTGCAG GTGCTATGCTCGGGGGCGACCTGAACAATTCAAATGGAGGATGCCCAAGTCCAGTCC CTAACGGATACATCAGTGCCAGGGCCTCCCCgggcctcctctctgtctccaatgGCAACAGCCTGGGGAAAGTAGTTCCGGCCAAGTCCCCGCCCCCGCCTCAGAGCCCACAGATGGTCAACAGCCGCAAGCCAGACCTCCGGGTAATCACCTCTCAGGGTGGAAAGAGCCTGATGCAGATG ACAGATGATGAGCTGGAGATGGTGAGcgag AATGCCCAGCGTTTGGCCGGCGCACAAGTGGCCCAGGCGCTCACCACGCCAGTGGTCTCCGTGACAACGCCCAGCCTCCTGGCGCAGGGGTTGCCCTTCTCCGCCATGCCGACAGCTTACAACACAG AATACCAGCTGACGAGCGCTGACATCACCGCTCTCCACGCCCTGGCGTCACCAGGCGGCCTGCTGCAAGGCAACGTGTCGTGGCAACAGCAACCATCTTTGtcccagcagcaacagcagcagcaacagcaacaacTTAGTCTGGCGTCGCTTAGCAACTTGGT CATGTGGGGCATGGACAAACAGAGCGGGGACCTGTCTAGCCAGATCTCCAGTCTGGCGGCCAATCTGAG GCCGGTGGGGCACATACCTCAGGGCACCATGCTGACTGTCAACACCAACTCCAACATGAGCATCAAGTCTGAGCCCATCTCGCCTGGCCGAGACCGCCACTCCCCGTGCCCCCCGCCGTCCTCATCCGGGGGGGGCGTCCAGACGGCCGCGCCCCCGCCACAATACCCTGGTTCCCTGCTGTGCCTGGAGCCCCCAACCGGCCGTTCCCCCGCCGACAGCCTCAGCAGCAACGGCAGCTCCTACGAGGGCAATGACCACGACGACCCTGTGGCAGGTGGCGGAGGAGGAGGCATCGGCGGAAGTGCAGCGGGCAACATGGGCAACCCTGGCCGCTCCCTGCCCCCCGAATTCAGCCCCTCGGTGGAGCTCCTGCGGGCCCAGAATGAGGCGGAGCAGGAGGGAGCCAACATAAAACGCATGAGACTCGATGCGTGGGTCACATAG
- the LOC112229722 gene encoding myocyte-specific enhancer factor 2D homolog isoform X7, with amino-acid sequence MGRKKIQIQRITDERNRQVTFTKRKFGLMKKAYELSVLCDCEIALIIFNHSNKLFQYASTDMDKVLLKYTEYNEPHESRTNADIIETLRKKGFNGCESPEPDGEDSIDQSPLNDDKYRKTTEDLDILFKRYGVSSAVPPPTFSMPVTVQASNQNTLQFSNPGNAMVTTSYVTSPSDNHHLSPQQPALQRNTVSPGLPQRPASAGAMLGGDLNNSNGGCPSPVPNGYISARASPGLLSVSNGNSLGKVVPAKSPPPPQSPQMVNSRKPDLRVITSQGGKSLMQMNAQRLAGAQVAQALTTPVVSVTTPSLLAQGLPFSAMPTAYNTEYQLTSADITALHALASPGGLLQGNVSWQQQPSLSQQQQQQQQQQLSLASLSNLVPVGHIPQGTMLTVNTNSNMSIKSEPISPGRDRHSPCPPPSSSGGGVQTAAPPPQYPGSLLCLEPPTGRSPADSLSSNGSSYEGNDHDDPVAGGGGGGIGGSAAGNMGNPGRSLPPEFSPSVELLRAQNEAEQEGANIKRMRLDAWVT; translated from the exons ATGGGGAGGAAAAAGATTCAGATCCAAAGGATCACCGACGAGAGGaacagacag GTGACGTTCACCAAGAGAAAGTTTGGCCTGATGAAGAAGGCGTACGAGCTGAGTGTGCTGTGTGACTGTGAGATTGCTCTCATCATCTTCAACCACTCCAACAAACTGTTCCAGTACGCCAGCACCGACATGGACAAGGTGCTGCTCAAGTACACCGAGTACAACGAACCCCACGAGAGCCGGACCAACGCCGACATCATTGAG ACGTTGCGAAAGAAAGGCTTCAACGGTTGCGAAAGTCCCGAGCCGGACGGAGAGGACTCCATAGACCAGAGCCCCCTGAACGACGACAAATACCGCAAGACCACCGAAGACCTAGACATCCTCTTCAAGCGCTACGGTGTCAGT TCTGCGGTCCCGCCCCCCACATTTTCCATGCCCGTCACCGTCCAGGCTTCTAATCAGAACACATTGCAATTCAGTAACCCTGGCAACGCCATGGTGACCACCTCCTACGTGACGTCGCCGTCTGACAACCACCACCTGTCGCCCCAGCAACCGGCGCTCCAGAGAAACACAGTGTCTCCTGGGTTGCCACAGCGACCGGCCAGTGCAG GTGCTATGCTCGGGGGCGACCTGAACAATTCAAATGGAGGATGCCCAAGTCCAGTCC CTAACGGATACATCAGTGCCAGGGCCTCCCCgggcctcctctctgtctccaatgGCAACAGCCTGGGGAAAGTAGTTCCGGCCAAGTCCCCGCCCCCGCCTCAGAGCCCACAGATGGTCAACAGCCGCAAGCCAGACCTCCGGGTAATCACCTCTCAGGGTGGAAAGAGCCTGATGCAGATG AATGCCCAGCGTTTGGCCGGCGCACAAGTGGCCCAGGCGCTCACCACGCCAGTGGTCTCCGTGACAACGCCCAGCCTCCTGGCGCAGGGGTTGCCCTTCTCCGCCATGCCGACAGCTTACAACACAG AATACCAGCTGACGAGCGCTGACATCACCGCTCTCCACGCCCTGGCGTCACCAGGCGGCCTGCTGCAAGGCAACGTGTCGTGGCAACAGCAACCATCTTTGtcccagcagcaacagcagcagcaacagcaacaacTTAGTCTGGCGTCGCTTAGCAACTTGGT GCCGGTGGGGCACATACCTCAGGGCACCATGCTGACTGTCAACACCAACTCCAACATGAGCATCAAGTCTGAGCCCATCTCGCCTGGCCGAGACCGCCACTCCCCGTGCCCCCCGCCGTCCTCATCCGGGGGGGGCGTCCAGACGGCCGCGCCCCCGCCACAATACCCTGGTTCCCTGCTGTGCCTGGAGCCCCCAACCGGCCGTTCCCCCGCCGACAGCCTCAGCAGCAACGGCAGCTCCTACGAGGGCAATGACCACGACGACCCTGTGGCAGGTGGCGGAGGAGGAGGCATCGGCGGAAGTGCAGCGGGCAACATGGGCAACCCTGGCCGCTCCCTGCCCCCCGAATTCAGCCCCTCGGTGGAGCTCCTGCGGGCCCAGAATGAGGCGGAGCAGGAGGGAGCCAACATAAAACGCATGAGACTCGATGCGTGGGTCACATAG